A window of Maioricimonas rarisocia genomic DNA:
CGTCGGCAGCGCGGGCGAGGGTGCGGGTCACGTCGTTGAACGTCAGGCCCCGCATCTCCCGCTTGGTCCGTTCGACCACTGACGCGTACCGGCCGAGAAGCTCCCACGTCGCCTGCGTCTGGTCCCGCCACTGCTTGAGGACAATCGCCTTCGCGTGCCTGAGCAGACGGCGGTAAAGCAGTTCGATGTCGTCTGTAATCAGCTTGCCGCAGTACTTCTCCTCGCCGGCCGCAACCTTGGCTGCAATTCCCTTCTCGATGAACGTCAGCCAGTCGCCGGTCCGGATGAGCGCCAGGTCCTTGTCCCGCTGCTTCTGCCACGTTTTGTGAGAGGGAAATGAAATCACCTCGAGCTCCGCGACCGTCGCCTTCAACTCCCCTTCGGACAGCGGATGCAGTTCGGGAAACCAGTCCCACGCCTTCCAGTCCGAGTCGGCAAAAACGCCTTCGAAGTTGGTGACGGTATCGTGAATCAGGTCGGAAACCCGCCGCGTCGCTTCACCCCGGGTGAGCAGATGCATCAGTTGCGTCAGGTCGCCGCGATCTCCCTCCTGAAGGACCGTCTCGATCGCCCGCTCGCGAAGCTGGACGGCTTCGAATTCGTCGATGATCCGCCAGCCGGGGGGCAGGCCCAGTTCGAGCGTGAAGCTGGTCGCGATCTGCGAGAAGAAGCTGTCGAGCGTGCTCACCCGGACACGGTGCAGGTGATGCGTCAGCCTGCGGAGCATCTGCCGGCAGTCGTCGGGTGTCAGATCCGGTTCATGAATGAACGCGGCAAGGTTTTCGCATTCTTTCTGGTCGAGAGCCGCCGCTGCCAGCCGCGTGAGCACCCGTTCGAGGATTTCGCCGGCTGCCTTGCGGGTAAACGTCGTTGCCAGAATGCGGTCGGGCGACGTCAGCTGCAGCAGGCTGAGATAACGGTTCGAGAGCTGAAATGTCTTTCCGGTACCGGCCGAAGCACGGATCACCAGATCCGCCAGATGATCCGGTTTTGTGGAGGTGTCCGTCATGTCTGCCTGCTGCGTCATTGCCCGCGCTCACTTCCCTTTGATGATGCCAGTCCTGGTCCGTCACCTGTCCCGCGACCGCAGCTTCAGACCACCGCGTCCCTGTCAAACGAGGTTGACTGGCAGATTCCGTCGAACTCGCTCAGCGATCCGGGAGACGCCTCCAGTTCCACCCAGAATTCCCGATCCAGAATGGCCGCAGCGATCTCCCGGGCCCGCTCGTCCGCATCGGCCAGTTCCTCGTTGGTCCACTCGGCGACGAGTCCGCGTACGTTGCCGGTGTCCCGCGGCAGGACGATATATCCCAGACCGACTTCTCCCTCGATCCCGAGAAGCGTGGCCAGATGCCGGTAGAGGGGAAGCTGCAGGTCGATCCACTCCTCCTTCTTTCGGCGGTGGGTCTTCTCGGGCGGATCACCTGACTCGCCCGTTTTGTAATCGAAGATCATCCAGCGGCCGTCCCGGTGCCGGTCGATCCGGTCGATGCGGCCGCTCAGGTTCAGCGTCCGCCCGTCGCCCGTTTCAAACACAACGGCTGCGTTGTCTTCGGGAGCTTCGGTGAATGTGATCGTCCAGCCTTCTGCAGCCCATGCGGCCTGCCATTCGGCAAACTCACTCAATCGGGCCCGTGCCTGTTCGAGCTGAATGTCGACCGGTGCTGAACGGTCGTTGCCGAACCACGACAGCGCCGTCTGCTCGAGCTGTGAATGCAGATACTTGCGGATGCGGACCGGCTCGGTCGACCGGCGAACCTCGTCCTCTCCGAACCGGTTGAGCACTTCGTGCAGCAGATTGCCGAACACCAGCGGCGACATCTCCGTCACATCATCGTCGACGTCCCGCAGCTTCAGCACGTGCCGCAGATAGAAGCGATACGGCGAAGCAATGTAATCCCGGAACGCGGTCACGCGGACCGTCTCGGGCAACTCCACACTGTCGTCCGGCCGCGGGATCGACAGCCCGGCAGCCGGTTCGGTGACCGGCCATTGCGGCGCGAGCGGCGGACGCGATCCCCCGTTGTCTCCGCCCTCGTAGAAATGCTGCACGCGCCGGGCGACGGTTTCGGAATCGGCCGCGAACATCAGCCGGCTGGGAGCGAGCGGCTCTCCCTGCGGATCGCGCCGGCCGGCAATGAAAATCGTCTGCTCGCGCGAATGCAGCAGCGCACTCAGCGCGTACGCATCACGGGCGTACCGGCGGGCATTATCCATGATGCCGAGCTGGTTCCGCAGGGCGTTCGGCAGGAACAGGTCCGAGTTGACCGACGTCGGGACGAAGCCCTCGTTGAACGTCGTCACGATCAAAGCGGGCGTATCGTCCAGAGGCAGTTCCAGCCACCCAAGCAGCTCCAGGGCCGAATCGTCGGGCAAGGGTGGAATCGTTCCTCGCCGGGCCTGATCGAGCCACATCCGGATCGCCTGCGACGCCCCGACTTTCGGCGCCAGTGATTCCGGCAGGCCGGCATGGGCGTTCAGCGCCTGCTGCAACTGTTTGCAGGCCTGCAGCGTCACATGGTCGCCCGCATCATCGCGATTGAACTTCCGGTCGCCATAGAACGCCAGCAGCAGGGCCGTCAGCGTCTCGTTCCAGTCCCCGATCGGGCGATCGGGCCCCCGCAACGGCTTGAGCAGATCGTCAATCAGCCCGGCCACCTTCTGCAGCGCGTCCGACTTTTCCGGCTCTCCCAGCCAGCTCACAAGGCGACGCGGCAGATGCAGGGCGAAGTAGCCGTCCAGCTGCTTGAGCCAGTAGTCCCCTGTCCCCTTCCGGCGGAGCCATGCCGTCACGTCCGGATGACGCACCAGGGCCGCAAAACGGTCGGAGCGACGGCCGTCGATGTAGTCGGCGATCGCCCGCAGCAGCCGAAACGGCGTCGTACGGGCCATGTCGCGGGCGACGACCCAGCGGGAGGGAATCTCCGACTCGGTCAGGACCCGCTGGACCTGTGGGACCAGCCGTTCGTCCGTGATGCCGACGGTGATTTCATCCGGCCTGTAACGCCCGTCGAAGTCGCTCAGGGAGTAGATCACCTCGGCCGCCTGATCGGTCGCGGTGTCCACCAGCCGCACCTGCTGCATGTCGAGCGGGATCGGTGCGTTCTCCCACGAGGCGGGAATGAGACAGCCGTATTCGTCGAACCGCTCGGCTGCTGAATCGGGTGCATGGATGTATGCTGTCACCCGGTCGGCGACCTGGTCGAGCATGTTCCGCAGCGTCTGGTTCATGTCGACCGTGCCGACGAGCAGCACGTCCCGGTCAATCGTGCATTCCTTCTGCTGGACGGCCACCAGTCGCGCGGTCTGCCGATCCCACAGTTCGAGATCGTCGAGCATCCGCAGGTAGGTATTCTGAACCGTCGCCAGCGCTTCCCAGCGATCCTGCTCGTCGAAGCCATCCACCTGCTGACCGGCACGAGCCACGTCGGCAAAGTCGCGTCCTTCGGCGGCCAGTTCGGTGTGCTGCCGCCAGAGCAACTCGCCCAGTGCCTGCCAGCCGTCGAAGTCGTCGGCATCGGGAACCCGGCGGACGACCTTCGATGTCTGTTCTTCGGGGAGCCGGCGGAACGCTTCGGCCCAGGCCAGCTTCTGCACGAGTTCGGGCGCGAACGGACGCTTCGGCTCGTAGAACAGCTCCGGCAGTTCGCCGATGGTGACGATCTGCGGCGGCCGGTGACGTCCGTCCGTCTTTTCGGCGAGCAGTTCGAGAAAGCGTCGTCCGGCACGGCGTCCGGGGAAGACGATCACGCATCGGGAGAGGTCACACTGACCGTTGCGTGATCGAGTACGAATCAGTTCATCGACCACGGCCGGCAATGCCGGGCGGTCCCAGTCGAGAAACGTCCGTGTGATCGGCATGGTGTCGAAATCACATCCTGCGAGACGGGGCAGCGGTCTTCACGAAACATCACCACCTGCGTGCCGTCGCGCGGGCGGATGTTGATCTGAGCCCGCCATGGCCCGCAAGGTTCGCGTATCCGGACAGTGTTGCGTTTTTGCACGGCCAGAGCAAACGCGGAAAACCGCTATGGAACTTTTTCGGTCCCGCCGGTATCTAACCGGGGGGAAGCGGCCCACACCGGGCCGAATGCTTCCGACTCACATCGAGATTCACCAGCGCACGCTGATCTACCAGGGGCATCGGAATGTCTTTACGTATCCTGTTGCCGGTCTGTGTTACTCTGTTCGCGGGGGCATTGCTGCTGATGGCAGATGATCCATCAAAGAGCGATCAGCGGACCGCGGCCGAACGGCTGTTCAAGGACGGCAATTACACCGAGGCGTACGACACGTATCGCAAGCTGGCAGTCGACCGGGCAACCGCAGGCGAGCAGGCGGCCAACGATCTCGAGCAGGCGGTTCAGTGTCTGCAGAATCTGAACCGTCTGGGTGAGTTTGACGAGTTGCTCGACGATGCGCTCGCAGCTCACGAGGACGACTGGCAGGTCTGGCGCGAAGCGGCCCGCGAAATCGCCCGTATCAATCACCACGGCTTCATCGTTGCCGGCGAGTTCGAGCGCGGACAACGACGCGGCGGAGGTCAGTACGTCCAATCTTTCGAGCGCGACCGGACGCAGTCGATCCAGTGGATGGAGACAGCCCGACAGAAGCTCCCCGGCGATCTTGCCGCTGAGCAGAAAGCGAACTTCTTCATGGAGTTCGCCGGCCTGCTGATGAACGGCCGGCAGGGGAATGGTGCCTGGCGACTGCAGGATCTGACGTCGCTCGAAGAGCTTCCGGACTTCGAAGAGGGCTACCGCGGTTGGGGATGGTCCCCCGCCCAGGGAGCCCCCGTCGATGCCGACGGCAACCCGATCTATTACCACATTCCGGCAAGCTTCGACAAAGCTGCCAACGACGGAGAGCGCTGGCGGTGGTGCCTCGAACAGGTTGCCGTTCACCGGCCGTCCCGCCGCAACGAAGTCGATTATGAGTTCGCATCGTTTCTGCATCAGCAGTTCGGCGTGCAGACCGCAGCCCAGCGGGGCATCATCCTGCCGCGGGGTGATCTCGACGGCGACGATGATCAGGCGGACGAAAGCAGCGTCTACGCTGTCCGGACTCTC
This region includes:
- a CDS encoding PD-(D/E)XK nuclease family protein gives rise to the protein MPITRTFLDWDRPALPAVVDELIRTRSRNGQCDLSRCVIVFPGRRAGRRFLELLAEKTDGRHRPPQIVTIGELPELFYEPKRPFAPELVQKLAWAEAFRRLPEEQTSKVVRRVPDADDFDGWQALGELLWRQHTELAAEGRDFADVARAGQQVDGFDEQDRWEALATVQNTYLRMLDDLELWDRQTARLVAVQQKECTIDRDVLLVGTVDMNQTLRNMLDQVADRVTAYIHAPDSAAERFDEYGCLIPASWENAPIPLDMQQVRLVDTATDQAAEVIYSLSDFDGRYRPDEITVGITDERLVPQVQRVLTESEIPSRWVVARDMARTTPFRLLRAIADYIDGRRSDRFAALVRHPDVTAWLRRKGTGDYWLKQLDGYFALHLPRRLVSWLGEPEKSDALQKVAGLIDDLLKPLRGPDRPIGDWNETLTALLLAFYGDRKFNRDDAGDHVTLQACKQLQQALNAHAGLPESLAPKVGASQAIRMWLDQARRGTIPPLPDDSALELLGWLELPLDDTPALIVTTFNEGFVPTSVNSDLFLPNALRNQLGIMDNARRYARDAYALSALLHSREQTIFIAGRRDPQGEPLAPSRLMFAADSETVARRVQHFYEGGDNGGSRPPLAPQWPVTEPAAGLSIPRPDDSVELPETVRVTAFRDYIASPYRFYLRHVLKLRDVDDDVTEMSPLVFGNLLHEVLNRFGEDEVRRSTEPVRIRKYLHSQLEQTALSWFGNDRSAPVDIQLEQARARLSEFAEWQAAWAAEGWTITFTEAPEDNAAVVFETGDGRTLNLSGRIDRIDRHRDGRWMIFDYKTGESGDPPEKTHRRKKEEWIDLQLPLYRHLATLLGIEGEVGLGYIVLPRDTGNVRGLVAEWTNEELADADERAREIAAAILDREFWVELEASPGSLSEFDGICQSTSFDRDAVV